The Macrobrachium rosenbergii isolate ZJJX-2024 chromosome 46, ASM4041242v1, whole genome shotgun sequence genome has a window encoding:
- the Sep4 gene encoding septin-2 isoform X4 → MKDLSFPKAGLTSDQLKNSQEFIGFATLPEQVHRKSVKRGFDFTLMVVGESGLGKSTLINSLFLTDLYKERKVPTAESMVEKTVAIEKKTIEIEERGVKLRLTVVDTPGFGDAVNCEEGWKSVERYVDEQFNKFFQDESGLNRKNIQDHRVHCCLYFIPPYGHGLRQLDVEFMKRLHRKVNIVPVIAKADTLTKSEIKKLKANILNDIEDNKVKIYQFPECDSDEDEDFKQQDRELKASIPFAVIGSNCIIEVAGKKMRGRQYPWGIVEVENSAHCDFVKLRTMLISTHMQDMKEVTQDIHYENFRAQCISQMQVAMKERNKLKRESAANFDHVGDADKLLQQKDEEIRRMQEMLSQMQEKLKESGKDQASALGLEPAGKRDSVVNV, encoded by the exons AACTCGCAGGAATTCATTGGTTTCGCCACTTTGCCCGAGCAAGTCCACCGAAAGAGTGTCAAAAGGGGATTCGACTTCACGTTGATGGTAGTGGGAGAGTCGGGTCTGGGAAAGTCCACGCTCATAAACAGCCTCTTCCTCACAGATCTCTACAAGGAAAGGAAAGTTCCCACAGCTGAAT CTATGGTGGAAAAGACGGTCGCCATAGAAAAAAAGACCATAGAAATTGAGGAAAGAGGCGTTAAACTTAGACTAACAGTTGTCGACACTCCAG GCTTCGGAGACGCGGTGAACTGCGAGGAAGGCTGGAAGAGCGTCGAGCGATACGTCGATGAACAGTTCAACAAATTTTTCCAGGACGAATCTGGACTCAACCGGAAGAACATCCAGGACCACAGAGTGCACTGTTGTCTCTACTTCATTCCGCCTTATGGCCATGG ACTGCGTCAACTCGACGTGGAATTCATGAAGCGGTTGCACCGGAAGGTGAACATCGTGCCTGTCATAGCGAAAGCGGACACCTTAACCAAATCCGAAATTAAGAAGCTCAAGGCCAACATCCTCAATGATATTGAGGACAATAAAGTTAAG ATTTACCAGTTTCCCGAATGCGATTCAGACGAAGACGAAGATTTCAAGCAACAAGACCGCGAGCTGAAGGCCTCTATACCCTTTGCTGTGATAGGCTCAAACTGCATCATAGAAGTTGCCGGGAAGAAGATGAGAGGGCGACAGTACCCATGGGGCATTGTTGAAG tggagaaCTCTGCGCACTGCGACTTCGTGAAACTGCGCACAATGCTCATCTCAACGCACATGCAGGACATGAAAGAAGTCACACAAGACATCCATTACGAAAACTTCCGCGCTCAGTGCATCTCGCAAATGCAG GTAGcgatgaaagagagaaacaaattgaagcGAGAGAGCGCGGCCAATTTCGACCACGTAGGAGATGCTGACAAATTGTTACAACAAAAAGATGAAGAG ATCCGACGCATGCAAGAAATGCTCAGCCAGATGCAGGAGAAGCTGAAGGAATCAGGGAAGGACCAGGCCTCGGCTCTTGGCCTCGAGCCAGCAGGCAAGCGGGACTCGGTGGTCAACGTTTGA
- the Sep4 gene encoding septin-2 isoform X3 gives MKDLSFPKAGLTSDQLKNSQEFIGFATLPEQVHRKSVKRGFDFTLMVVGESGLGKSTLINSLFLTDLYKERKVPTAESMVEKTVAIEKKTIEIEERGVKLRLTVVDTPGFGDAVNCEEGWKSVERYVDEQFNKFFQDESGLNRKNIQDHRVHCCLYFIPPYGHGLRQLDVEFMKRLHRKVNIVPVIAKADTLTKSEIKKLKANILNDIEDNKVKIYQFPECDSDEDEDFKQQDRELKASIPFAVIGSNCIIEVAGKKMRGRQYPWGIVEVENSAHCDFVKLRTMLISTHMQDMKEVTQDIHYENFRAQCISQMQQVAMKERNKLKRESAANFDHVGDADKLLQQKDEEIRRMQEMLSQMQEKLKESGKDQASALGLEPAGKRDSVVNV, from the exons AACTCGCAGGAATTCATTGGTTTCGCCACTTTGCCCGAGCAAGTCCACCGAAAGAGTGTCAAAAGGGGATTCGACTTCACGTTGATGGTAGTGGGAGAGTCGGGTCTGGGAAAGTCCACGCTCATAAACAGCCTCTTCCTCACAGATCTCTACAAGGAAAGGAAAGTTCCCACAGCTGAAT CTATGGTGGAAAAGACGGTCGCCATAGAAAAAAAGACCATAGAAATTGAGGAAAGAGGCGTTAAACTTAGACTAACAGTTGTCGACACTCCAG GCTTCGGAGACGCGGTGAACTGCGAGGAAGGCTGGAAGAGCGTCGAGCGATACGTCGATGAACAGTTCAACAAATTTTTCCAGGACGAATCTGGACTCAACCGGAAGAACATCCAGGACCACAGAGTGCACTGTTGTCTCTACTTCATTCCGCCTTATGGCCATGG ACTGCGTCAACTCGACGTGGAATTCATGAAGCGGTTGCACCGGAAGGTGAACATCGTGCCTGTCATAGCGAAAGCGGACACCTTAACCAAATCCGAAATTAAGAAGCTCAAGGCCAACATCCTCAATGATATTGAGGACAATAAAGTTAAG ATTTACCAGTTTCCCGAATGCGATTCAGACGAAGACGAAGATTTCAAGCAACAAGACCGCGAGCTGAAGGCCTCTATACCCTTTGCTGTGATAGGCTCAAACTGCATCATAGAAGTTGCCGGGAAGAAGATGAGAGGGCGACAGTACCCATGGGGCATTGTTGAAG tggagaaCTCTGCGCACTGCGACTTCGTGAAACTGCGCACAATGCTCATCTCAACGCACATGCAGGACATGAAAGAAGTCACACAAGACATCCATTACGAAAACTTCCGCGCTCAGTGCATCTCGCAAATGCAG CAGGTAGcgatgaaagagagaaacaaattgaagcGAGAGAGCGCGGCCAATTTCGACCACGTAGGAGATGCTGACAAATTGTTACAACAAAAAGATGAAGAG ATCCGACGCATGCAAGAAATGCTCAGCCAGATGCAGGAGAAGCTGAAGGAATCAGGGAAGGACCAGGCCTCGGCTCTTGGCCTCGAGCCAGCAGGCAAGCGGGACTCGGTGGTCAACGTTTGA
- the Sep4 gene encoding septin-2 isoform X2 produces MKDLSFPKAGLTSDQLKGTQSRENGNSQEFIGFATLPEQVHRKSVKRGFDFTLMVVGESGLGKSTLINSLFLTDLYKERKVPTAESMVEKTVAIEKKTIEIEERGVKLRLTVVDTPGFGDAVNCEEGWKSVERYVDEQFNKFFQDESGLNRKNIQDHRVHCCLYFIPPYGHGLRQLDVEFMKRLHRKVNIVPVIAKADTLTKSEIKKLKANILNDIEDNKVKIYQFPECDSDEDEDFKQQDRELKASIPFAVIGSNCIIEVAGKKMRGRQYPWGIVEVENSAHCDFVKLRTMLISTHMQDMKEVTQDIHYENFRAQCISQMQVAMKERNKLKRESAANFDHVGDADKLLQQKDEEIRRMQEMLSQMQEKLKESGKDQASALGLEPAGKRDSVVNV; encoded by the exons AACTCGCAGGAATTCATTGGTTTCGCCACTTTGCCCGAGCAAGTCCACCGAAAGAGTGTCAAAAGGGGATTCGACTTCACGTTGATGGTAGTGGGAGAGTCGGGTCTGGGAAAGTCCACGCTCATAAACAGCCTCTTCCTCACAGATCTCTACAAGGAAAGGAAAGTTCCCACAGCTGAAT CTATGGTGGAAAAGACGGTCGCCATAGAAAAAAAGACCATAGAAATTGAGGAAAGAGGCGTTAAACTTAGACTAACAGTTGTCGACACTCCAG GCTTCGGAGACGCGGTGAACTGCGAGGAAGGCTGGAAGAGCGTCGAGCGATACGTCGATGAACAGTTCAACAAATTTTTCCAGGACGAATCTGGACTCAACCGGAAGAACATCCAGGACCACAGAGTGCACTGTTGTCTCTACTTCATTCCGCCTTATGGCCATGG ACTGCGTCAACTCGACGTGGAATTCATGAAGCGGTTGCACCGGAAGGTGAACATCGTGCCTGTCATAGCGAAAGCGGACACCTTAACCAAATCCGAAATTAAGAAGCTCAAGGCCAACATCCTCAATGATATTGAGGACAATAAAGTTAAG ATTTACCAGTTTCCCGAATGCGATTCAGACGAAGACGAAGATTTCAAGCAACAAGACCGCGAGCTGAAGGCCTCTATACCCTTTGCTGTGATAGGCTCAAACTGCATCATAGAAGTTGCCGGGAAGAAGATGAGAGGGCGACAGTACCCATGGGGCATTGTTGAAG tggagaaCTCTGCGCACTGCGACTTCGTGAAACTGCGCACAATGCTCATCTCAACGCACATGCAGGACATGAAAGAAGTCACACAAGACATCCATTACGAAAACTTCCGCGCTCAGTGCATCTCGCAAATGCAG GTAGcgatgaaagagagaaacaaattgaagcGAGAGAGCGCGGCCAATTTCGACCACGTAGGAGATGCTGACAAATTGTTACAACAAAAAGATGAAGAG ATCCGACGCATGCAAGAAATGCTCAGCCAGATGCAGGAGAAGCTGAAGGAATCAGGGAAGGACCAGGCCTCGGCTCTTGGCCTCGAGCCAGCAGGCAAGCGGGACTCGGTGGTCAACGTTTGA
- the Sep4 gene encoding septin-2 isoform X1, producing the protein MKDLSFPKAGLTSDQLKGTQSRENGNSQEFIGFATLPEQVHRKSVKRGFDFTLMVVGESGLGKSTLINSLFLTDLYKERKVPTAESMVEKTVAIEKKTIEIEERGVKLRLTVVDTPGFGDAVNCEEGWKSVERYVDEQFNKFFQDESGLNRKNIQDHRVHCCLYFIPPYGHGLRQLDVEFMKRLHRKVNIVPVIAKADTLTKSEIKKLKANILNDIEDNKVKIYQFPECDSDEDEDFKQQDRELKASIPFAVIGSNCIIEVAGKKMRGRQYPWGIVEVENSAHCDFVKLRTMLISTHMQDMKEVTQDIHYENFRAQCISQMQQVAMKERNKLKRESAANFDHVGDADKLLQQKDEEIRRMQEMLSQMQEKLKESGKDQASALGLEPAGKRDSVVNV; encoded by the exons AACTCGCAGGAATTCATTGGTTTCGCCACTTTGCCCGAGCAAGTCCACCGAAAGAGTGTCAAAAGGGGATTCGACTTCACGTTGATGGTAGTGGGAGAGTCGGGTCTGGGAAAGTCCACGCTCATAAACAGCCTCTTCCTCACAGATCTCTACAAGGAAAGGAAAGTTCCCACAGCTGAAT CTATGGTGGAAAAGACGGTCGCCATAGAAAAAAAGACCATAGAAATTGAGGAAAGAGGCGTTAAACTTAGACTAACAGTTGTCGACACTCCAG GCTTCGGAGACGCGGTGAACTGCGAGGAAGGCTGGAAGAGCGTCGAGCGATACGTCGATGAACAGTTCAACAAATTTTTCCAGGACGAATCTGGACTCAACCGGAAGAACATCCAGGACCACAGAGTGCACTGTTGTCTCTACTTCATTCCGCCTTATGGCCATGG ACTGCGTCAACTCGACGTGGAATTCATGAAGCGGTTGCACCGGAAGGTGAACATCGTGCCTGTCATAGCGAAAGCGGACACCTTAACCAAATCCGAAATTAAGAAGCTCAAGGCCAACATCCTCAATGATATTGAGGACAATAAAGTTAAG ATTTACCAGTTTCCCGAATGCGATTCAGACGAAGACGAAGATTTCAAGCAACAAGACCGCGAGCTGAAGGCCTCTATACCCTTTGCTGTGATAGGCTCAAACTGCATCATAGAAGTTGCCGGGAAGAAGATGAGAGGGCGACAGTACCCATGGGGCATTGTTGAAG tggagaaCTCTGCGCACTGCGACTTCGTGAAACTGCGCACAATGCTCATCTCAACGCACATGCAGGACATGAAAGAAGTCACACAAGACATCCATTACGAAAACTTCCGCGCTCAGTGCATCTCGCAAATGCAG CAGGTAGcgatgaaagagagaaacaaattgaagcGAGAGAGCGCGGCCAATTTCGACCACGTAGGAGATGCTGACAAATTGTTACAACAAAAAGATGAAGAG ATCCGACGCATGCAAGAAATGCTCAGCCAGATGCAGGAGAAGCTGAAGGAATCAGGGAAGGACCAGGCCTCGGCTCTTGGCCTCGAGCCAGCAGGCAAGCGGGACTCGGTGGTCAACGTTTGA
- the Sep4 gene encoding septin-2 isoform X5 — translation MTDDNEGTQSRENGNSQEFIGFATLPEQVHRKSVKRGFDFTLMVVGESGLGKSTLINSLFLTDLYKERKVPTAESMVEKTVAIEKKTIEIEERGVKLRLTVVDTPGFGDAVNCEEGWKSVERYVDEQFNKFFQDESGLNRKNIQDHRVHCCLYFIPPYGHGLRQLDVEFMKRLHRKVNIVPVIAKADTLTKSEIKKLKANILNDIEDNKVKIYQFPECDSDEDEDFKQQDRELKASIPFAVIGSNCIIEVAGKKMRGRQYPWGIVEVENSAHCDFVKLRTMLISTHMQDMKEVTQDIHYENFRAQCISQMQQVAMKERNKLKRESAANFDHVGDADKLLQQKDEEIRRMQEMLSQMQEKLKESGKDQASALGLEPAGKRDSVVNV, via the exons AACTCGCAGGAATTCATTGGTTTCGCCACTTTGCCCGAGCAAGTCCACCGAAAGAGTGTCAAAAGGGGATTCGACTTCACGTTGATGGTAGTGGGAGAGTCGGGTCTGGGAAAGTCCACGCTCATAAACAGCCTCTTCCTCACAGATCTCTACAAGGAAAGGAAAGTTCCCACAGCTGAAT CTATGGTGGAAAAGACGGTCGCCATAGAAAAAAAGACCATAGAAATTGAGGAAAGAGGCGTTAAACTTAGACTAACAGTTGTCGACACTCCAG GCTTCGGAGACGCGGTGAACTGCGAGGAAGGCTGGAAGAGCGTCGAGCGATACGTCGATGAACAGTTCAACAAATTTTTCCAGGACGAATCTGGACTCAACCGGAAGAACATCCAGGACCACAGAGTGCACTGTTGTCTCTACTTCATTCCGCCTTATGGCCATGG ACTGCGTCAACTCGACGTGGAATTCATGAAGCGGTTGCACCGGAAGGTGAACATCGTGCCTGTCATAGCGAAAGCGGACACCTTAACCAAATCCGAAATTAAGAAGCTCAAGGCCAACATCCTCAATGATATTGAGGACAATAAAGTTAAG ATTTACCAGTTTCCCGAATGCGATTCAGACGAAGACGAAGATTTCAAGCAACAAGACCGCGAGCTGAAGGCCTCTATACCCTTTGCTGTGATAGGCTCAAACTGCATCATAGAAGTTGCCGGGAAGAAGATGAGAGGGCGACAGTACCCATGGGGCATTGTTGAAG tggagaaCTCTGCGCACTGCGACTTCGTGAAACTGCGCACAATGCTCATCTCAACGCACATGCAGGACATGAAAGAAGTCACACAAGACATCCATTACGAAAACTTCCGCGCTCAGTGCATCTCGCAAATGCAG CAGGTAGcgatgaaagagagaaacaaattgaagcGAGAGAGCGCGGCCAATTTCGACCACGTAGGAGATGCTGACAAATTGTTACAACAAAAAGATGAAGAG ATCCGACGCATGCAAGAAATGCTCAGCCAGATGCAGGAGAAGCTGAAGGAATCAGGGAAGGACCAGGCCTCGGCTCTTGGCCTCGAGCCAGCAGGCAAGCGGGACTCGGTGGTCAACGTTTGA
- the Sep4 gene encoding septin-4 isoform X7, with the protein MVVGESGLGKSTLINSLFLTDLYKERKVPTAESMVEKTVAIEKKTIEIEERGVKLRLTVVDTPGFGDAVNCEEGWKSVERYVDEQFNKFFQDESGLNRKNIQDHRVHCCLYFIPPYGHGLRQLDVEFMKRLHRKVNIVPVIAKADTLTKSEIKKLKANILNDIEDNKVKIYQFPECDSDEDEDFKQQDRELKASIPFAVIGSNCIIEVAGKKMRGRQYPWGIVEVENSAHCDFVKLRTMLISTHMQDMKEVTQDIHYENFRAQCISQMQQVAMKERNKLKRESAANFDHVGDADKLLQQKDEEIRRMQEMLSQMQEKLKESGKDQASALGLEPAGKRDSVVNV; encoded by the exons ATGGTAGTGGGAGAGTCGGGTCTGGGAAAGTCCACGCTCATAAACAGCCTCTTCCTCACAGATCTCTACAAGGAAAGGAAAGTTCCCACAGCTGAAT CTATGGTGGAAAAGACGGTCGCCATAGAAAAAAAGACCATAGAAATTGAGGAAAGAGGCGTTAAACTTAGACTAACAGTTGTCGACACTCCAG GCTTCGGAGACGCGGTGAACTGCGAGGAAGGCTGGAAGAGCGTCGAGCGATACGTCGATGAACAGTTCAACAAATTTTTCCAGGACGAATCTGGACTCAACCGGAAGAACATCCAGGACCACAGAGTGCACTGTTGTCTCTACTTCATTCCGCCTTATGGCCATGG ACTGCGTCAACTCGACGTGGAATTCATGAAGCGGTTGCACCGGAAGGTGAACATCGTGCCTGTCATAGCGAAAGCGGACACCTTAACCAAATCCGAAATTAAGAAGCTCAAGGCCAACATCCTCAATGATATTGAGGACAATAAAGTTAAG ATTTACCAGTTTCCCGAATGCGATTCAGACGAAGACGAAGATTTCAAGCAACAAGACCGCGAGCTGAAGGCCTCTATACCCTTTGCTGTGATAGGCTCAAACTGCATCATAGAAGTTGCCGGGAAGAAGATGAGAGGGCGACAGTACCCATGGGGCATTGTTGAAG tggagaaCTCTGCGCACTGCGACTTCGTGAAACTGCGCACAATGCTCATCTCAACGCACATGCAGGACATGAAAGAAGTCACACAAGACATCCATTACGAAAACTTCCGCGCTCAGTGCATCTCGCAAATGCAG CAGGTAGcgatgaaagagagaaacaaattgaagcGAGAGAGCGCGGCCAATTTCGACCACGTAGGAGATGCTGACAAATTGTTACAACAAAAAGATGAAGAG ATCCGACGCATGCAAGAAATGCTCAGCCAGATGCAGGAGAAGCTGAAGGAATCAGGGAAGGACCAGGCCTCGGCTCTTGGCCTCGAGCCAGCAGGCAAGCGGGACTCGGTGGTCAACGTTTGA
- the Sep4 gene encoding septin-5 isoform X6 → MKDLSFPKAGLTSDQLKGTQSRENGNSQEFIGFATLPEQVHRKSVKRGFDFTLMVVGESGLGKSTLINSLFLTDLYKERKVPTAESMVEKTVAIEKKTIEIEERGVKLRLTVVDTPGFGDAVNCEEGWKSVERYVDEQFNKFFQDESGLNRKNIQDHRVHCCLYFIPPYGHGLRQLDVEFMKRLHRKVNIVPVIAKADTLTKSEIKKLKANILNDIEDNKVKIYQFPECDSDEDEDFKQQDRELKASIPFAVIGSNCIIEVAGKKMRGRQYPWGIVEVENSAHCDFVKLRTMLISTHMQDMKEVTQDIHYENFRAQCISQMQVRVYMICVSRSVCYAANVYVQYKPLKLCPL, encoded by the exons AACTCGCAGGAATTCATTGGTTTCGCCACTTTGCCCGAGCAAGTCCACCGAAAGAGTGTCAAAAGGGGATTCGACTTCACGTTGATGGTAGTGGGAGAGTCGGGTCTGGGAAAGTCCACGCTCATAAACAGCCTCTTCCTCACAGATCTCTACAAGGAAAGGAAAGTTCCCACAGCTGAAT CTATGGTGGAAAAGACGGTCGCCATAGAAAAAAAGACCATAGAAATTGAGGAAAGAGGCGTTAAACTTAGACTAACAGTTGTCGACACTCCAG GCTTCGGAGACGCGGTGAACTGCGAGGAAGGCTGGAAGAGCGTCGAGCGATACGTCGATGAACAGTTCAACAAATTTTTCCAGGACGAATCTGGACTCAACCGGAAGAACATCCAGGACCACAGAGTGCACTGTTGTCTCTACTTCATTCCGCCTTATGGCCATGG ACTGCGTCAACTCGACGTGGAATTCATGAAGCGGTTGCACCGGAAGGTGAACATCGTGCCTGTCATAGCGAAAGCGGACACCTTAACCAAATCCGAAATTAAGAAGCTCAAGGCCAACATCCTCAATGATATTGAGGACAATAAAGTTAAG ATTTACCAGTTTCCCGAATGCGATTCAGACGAAGACGAAGATTTCAAGCAACAAGACCGCGAGCTGAAGGCCTCTATACCCTTTGCTGTGATAGGCTCAAACTGCATCATAGAAGTTGCCGGGAAGAAGATGAGAGGGCGACAGTACCCATGGGGCATTGTTGAAG tggagaaCTCTGCGCACTGCGACTTCGTGAAACTGCGCACAATGCTCATCTCAACGCACATGCAGGACATGAAAGAAGTCACACAAGACATCCATTACGAAAACTTCCGCGCTCAGTGCATCTCGCAAATGCAGGTCAGAGTATACATGATTTGTGTCTCTCGAAGTGTTTGCTATGCGGCAAATGTTTACGTACAGTATAAGCCACTAAAATTATGTCCTCTATGA